A section of the Streptomyces sp. CG1 genome encodes:
- a CDS encoding DUF305 domain-containing protein: MTTRTLTRRAALAAIAATSALVLAACGGSSDGGSHAAHGAPASPGARGAMASTAHNAQDVAFAQAMIPHHQQALEMARLAPHRASSAQVKDLATRIEKAQDPEIRTMTGWLKSWGEQVPMGGMDHSAHSGMSGMMSDADMAALKKAEGKDFDTKFLSMMVEHHQGAVEMAGTEKARGAYGPAKALAGAIVTAQNAEIKEMKQLLGSSGTSGTSSSGGMSGMSGMG; encoded by the coding sequence ATGACCACTCGTACTCTCACACGCCGTGCCGCCCTGGCCGCGATCGCCGCGACCTCCGCCCTCGTCCTCGCCGCATGCGGTGGCAGTAGTGACGGCGGCAGTCACGCCGCGCACGGTGCCCCCGCTTCCCCGGGCGCGCGCGGCGCGATGGCCAGCACCGCCCACAACGCCCAGGACGTCGCCTTCGCGCAGGCCATGATCCCGCATCACCAGCAGGCCCTGGAGATGGCGCGGCTCGCCCCCCATCGGGCCTCCTCGGCGCAGGTGAAGGACCTCGCCACCCGCATCGAGAAGGCGCAGGACCCCGAGATCCGCACCATGACCGGCTGGCTCAAGTCCTGGGGCGAGCAGGTGCCCATGGGCGGCATGGACCACTCGGCCCACTCCGGCATGTCCGGGATGATGAGCGACGCCGACATGGCCGCTCTGAAAAAGGCCGAGGGCAAGGACTTCGACACGAAGTTCCTGTCCATGATGGTCGAGCACCACCAGGGTGCCGTGGAGATGGCCGGCACGGAGAAGGCCAGGGGCGCGTACGGTCCCGCCAAGGCCCTGGCGGGCGCCATCGTCACGGCGCAGAACGCCGAGATCAAGGAGATGAAGCAGCTCCTCGGTTCGAGCGGCACGAGCGGCACGAGCAGCTCGGGCGGCATGAGCGGCATGAGCGGCATGGGCTGA
- a CDS encoding 6-phosphofructokinase encodes MRIGVLTSGGDCPGLNAVIRSVVHRAVADHGDEVIGFRDGWKGLLECDYLKLDLDAVGGILARGGTILGSSRVRPEHLRDGVERAKGHLAELGLDAIIPIGGEGTLKAARLLSDNGLPIVGVPKTIDNDIAVTDVTFGFDTAVTVATEALDRLKTTAESHQRVLIVEVMGRHTGWIALHSGMAAGAHAIVVPERPFDIEELTAKVGERFEAGKRFAIVVAAEGAKPKPGSMDFDEGGKDIYGHERFAGIARQLSIELEQRLGKEARPVILGHVQRGGTPTAYDRVLATRFGWHAVEAVHRGEFGKMTALRGTDIVMVSLAEAVETLKTVPVERYDEAECVL; translated from the coding sequence ATGCGTATTGGTGTCCTCACGTCCGGCGGCGACTGCCCCGGCCTGAACGCCGTCATCCGGTCCGTCGTGCACCGTGCCGTCGCCGACCACGGCGACGAGGTCATCGGTTTCCGGGACGGCTGGAAGGGCCTCCTGGAGTGCGACTACCTCAAGCTCGACCTGGACGCCGTGGGCGGCATCCTGGCGCGCGGCGGCACCATCCTCGGCTCCTCCCGGGTCCGCCCGGAGCATCTGCGGGACGGTGTCGAGCGGGCCAAGGGCCATCTCGCGGAACTCGGCCTGGACGCGATCATCCCGATCGGCGGTGAGGGCACGCTGAAGGCGGCCCGGCTGCTGTCGGACAACGGGCTGCCGATCGTGGGCGTACCCAAGACCATCGACAACGACATCGCTGTCACGGACGTCACGTTCGGGTTCGACACGGCCGTCACCGTGGCGACGGAGGCCCTGGACCGGCTGAAGACCACCGCTGAGTCGCACCAGCGCGTGCTGATCGTGGAGGTCATGGGCCGGCACACCGGCTGGATCGCGCTGCACTCCGGCATGGCGGCCGGCGCCCATGCCATCGTCGTCCCCGAACGGCCCTTCGACATCGAGGAGTTGACGGCGAAGGTCGGCGAGCGGTTCGAGGCCGGCAAGCGGTTCGCGATCGTCGTCGCGGCGGAGGGCGCCAAGCCGAAGCCCGGCTCCATGGACTTCGACGAGGGCGGCAAGGACATCTACGGCCACGAGCGCTTCGCCGGGATCGCCCGTCAGCTGTCCATCGAGCTGGAGCAGCGGCTCGGCAAGGAGGCGCGGCCGGTGATCCTGGGCCATGTGCAGCGGGGCGGGACACCGACGGCCTACGACCGGGTGCTGGCCACGCGGTTCGGCTGGCATGCGGTGGAGGCCGTGCACCGCGGCGAGTTCGGCAAGATGACGGCGCTGCGCGGGACCGACATCGTGATGGTGTCCCTGGCCGAGGCCGTGGAGACCCTGAAGACCGTGCCGGTGGAGCGGTACGACGAGGCGGAGTGCGTCCTGTAG
- the ddaH gene encoding dimethylargininase: MSDSRVLRPRRFLVCEPRHFAVQYAINPWMHPDKPVDVDLAQEQWQTLIRAYRAHGHTVESVEPVSGLPDMVFAANAAFVVGGRVFGSLFHAPERRPESVHYDTWFKAAGYDVYRPESVTEGEGDLVWTGRYVLAGTGFRTTREAHREAQEFLGHPVIGLTLVDPYFYHLDTALFVLDDDNICYYPEAFSAGSREVLRRLYPDAVLATREDALAFGLNSVSDDRNVFIAPQAEALAENLTGHGYVPVPVDLSEFHKAGGGIKCCTQEIR, encoded by the coding sequence GTGTCCGATAGCCGTGTGCTGCGCCCTCGGCGCTTCCTCGTCTGCGAACCCAGACACTTCGCCGTTCAGTACGCGATCAACCCCTGGATGCACCCTGACAAACCCGTCGACGTGGATCTCGCCCAGGAGCAGTGGCAGACGCTGATCCGCGCCTACCGCGCCCATGGGCACACCGTCGAGTCGGTCGAGCCGGTGTCCGGTCTGCCGGACATGGTGTTCGCCGCGAACGCCGCGTTCGTGGTCGGCGGCCGGGTCTTCGGCTCGCTGTTCCACGCGCCGGAGCGGCGCCCGGAGTCGGTGCACTACGACACCTGGTTCAAGGCGGCCGGCTACGACGTGTACCGCCCCGAGTCGGTGACCGAGGGCGAGGGCGACCTGGTGTGGACGGGCCGGTACGTACTCGCCGGCACCGGGTTCCGCACCACCCGTGAGGCGCACCGGGAAGCCCAGGAGTTCCTCGGCCATCCGGTGATCGGCCTGACCCTGGTGGATCCGTACTTCTACCACCTGGACACGGCGCTGTTCGTCCTCGACGACGACAACATCTGCTACTACCCGGAGGCGTTCTCGGCGGGCAGCCGCGAGGTGCTGCGCCGGCTGTACCCGGACGCGGTGCTCGCCACCCGCGAGGACGCGCTGGCGTTCGGCCTGAACTCCGTGTCCGACGACCGCAACGTCTTCATCGCGCCGCAGGCCGAGGCGCTGGCCGAGAACCTCACCGGCCACGGTTACGTCCCCGTCCCCGTCGACCTGTCCGAGTTCCACAAGGCCGGCGGTGGCATCAAGTGCTGCACCCAGGAGATCCGCTGA
- a CDS encoding SpoIIE family protein phosphatase: protein MGTHEEQDVARQRFDVADAAPLLLDGQGVVTGWTPNAERLLAYPAAQVVGTRAIGLLSAEDAVRVPELAERCRRDGGWAGLLTARRGDGRPVPLMVRITSAVDSGGAPQWLVLLSEVSGARGWDMSRAVLEQMVTDSPVGIAIVDSDLRCVWSNEALERYGGGSPRERLGRRLGEIQPGIDSADIETQMRRVLASGRPVVGYEHVGQVRSAPHRETAHMMSFTRLEDDLGHPMGVYYTVVDVTERHRARQRLALLDRAGEQIGRTLDIWRTAQELADVAVQGFADFVGVDLLDSVLRGAEPEPPRDMDQVPLRRAGHQSVNPGVPEAVVEIGEVATYLAGSPLIRCLTTGRSWREERLDPPAREWATDIPAGRTAVVRDLGLHSVMIVPIRARGVTMGVTTFFRRRRQDPFDDDDLSLAEDLVSRAAVCVDNARRYTRERDAALVLQRSLLPHRLPEQGAVEASACYRPADELTGLGGDWYDLIPLSGARVALVVGEVPGHGIDAAAAMGRLRTAVRTLAALDLPPEEILAHLDDLVARTADEEGVPELPEDADTQALGSGCVYVVYDPVDGRCTMAAAGHPAPAVVRPDGTAGFVDLPQGPPLGAGGPPYEAVELALAEGSTLALHTDGLLAHGGDGGIRDDGGIDADRERLRRALERPGSSLDQRCRSVIEALVPDRPHDDVALLMARTRLLGAGQVADWDLPADPAVVADARKEAARQLADWDLEELAFTTELVVSELVTNAIRHAEGPIRLRLIRERTLICEVSDGGITTPHLRHPRALDEGGRGLLLVSQFTQRWGTRFAPKGKVIWAEQPLTEPPA from the coding sequence GTGGGCACTCACGAGGAGCAGGACGTTGCCCGGCAGCGGTTCGACGTGGCCGACGCCGCGCCCCTGCTGCTCGACGGACAGGGCGTGGTGACGGGCTGGACACCCAACGCGGAGCGGCTGCTGGCGTACCCGGCTGCCCAGGTGGTGGGCACCCGGGCCATCGGGCTGCTGTCCGCCGAGGACGCCGTGCGGGTGCCCGAGCTGGCCGAGCGGTGCCGCAGGGACGGCGGCTGGGCGGGGCTGCTGACCGCGCGGCGCGGGGACGGGCGGCCGGTCCCGCTGATGGTGCGGATCACTTCGGCGGTGGATTCCGGCGGGGCGCCGCAGTGGCTGGTTCTGCTCTCCGAGGTCTCCGGGGCACGCGGCTGGGACATGAGCCGTGCGGTGCTGGAGCAGATGGTGACCGACTCCCCCGTCGGCATAGCGATCGTGGACAGCGATCTGCGGTGCGTCTGGTCGAACGAGGCGCTGGAACGTTACGGCGGTGGCTCCCCGCGGGAGCGGCTGGGGCGGCGGCTGGGAGAGATCCAGCCGGGCATCGACTCCGCGGACATCGAGACGCAGATGCGGCGGGTGCTGGCGTCCGGCCGGCCGGTGGTCGGGTACGAGCATGTGGGCCAGGTGCGGTCCGCTCCGCACCGCGAGACGGCGCACATGATGTCGTTCACCCGCCTCGAGGACGATCTGGGCCACCCGATGGGCGTGTACTACACCGTCGTCGACGTCACCGAGCGGCACCGCGCCCGGCAGCGGCTGGCCCTGCTCGACCGGGCCGGCGAGCAGATCGGGCGCACCCTGGACATCTGGCGGACCGCGCAGGAACTGGCCGACGTGGCCGTGCAGGGCTTCGCCGACTTCGTCGGTGTGGACCTGCTGGATTCGGTACTGCGCGGCGCCGAGCCCGAGCCGCCGAGGGACATGGATCAGGTGCCGCTGCGCCGGGCGGGGCACCAGTCGGTGAACCCGGGAGTCCCGGAGGCCGTCGTCGAGATCGGCGAGGTGGCCACCTACCTCGCCGGATCGCCCCTGATCCGCTGTCTGACCACGGGCCGGTCCTGGCGCGAGGAGCGGCTCGACCCGCCGGCCAGGGAGTGGGCCACGGACATCCCGGCCGGCCGGACGGCGGTCGTCCGGGATCTGGGCCTGCACAGCGTGATGATCGTGCCGATCCGGGCGCGGGGCGTCACGATGGGCGTCACCACCTTCTTCCGGCGCCGTCGGCAGGACCCGTTCGACGACGACGACCTGAGTCTTGCCGAGGACCTGGTGTCCCGGGCGGCGGTCTGCGTGGACAACGCACGCAGGTACACCCGGGAACGGGACGCGGCCCTGGTCCTGCAGCGCAGCCTGCTGCCGCACCGGCTGCCCGAGCAGGGCGCGGTGGAGGCCTCCGCCTGCTACCGGCCGGCCGACGAGCTGACCGGCCTCGGCGGCGACTGGTACGACCTCATCCCGCTGTCCGGGGCGCGCGTGGCCCTGGTGGTGGGCGAGGTGCCGGGGCACGGCATCGACGCCGCCGCGGCCATGGGGCGGCTGCGCACCGCCGTACGCACCCTCGCGGCGCTCGATCTGCCGCCCGAGGAGATCCTCGCGCACCTCGACGACCTGGTGGCGCGGACGGCCGACGAGGAGGGCGTGCCGGAGCTCCCGGAGGACGCCGACACCCAGGCGCTGGGCTCCGGGTGTGTGTACGTCGTCTACGACCCGGTCGACGGGCGATGCACCATGGCCGCCGCGGGCCATCCCGCGCCCGCCGTCGTCCGGCCCGACGGCACCGCCGGTTTTGTCGACCTCCCGCAGGGGCCGCCGCTCGGGGCGGGCGGTCCGCCCTACGAGGCGGTCGAGCTGGCCCTGGCCGAGGGCAGCACGCTGGCCCTGCACACCGACGGGCTGCTGGCGCACGGGGGCGACGGGGGCATCAGGGACGACGGGGGCATCGACGCGGATCGCGAGCGGCTGCGCCGCGCGCTGGAGCGGCCCGGCTCCTCGCTCGACCAGCGCTGCCGGTCCGTGATCGAGGCCCTGGTCCCGGACCGGCCGCACGACGACGTGGCCCTGCTGATGGCCCGGACCAGGCTGCTCGGCGCCGGGCAGGTCGCCGACTGGGATCTGCCCGCCGACCCGGCCGTGGTCGCCGACGCCCGCAAGGAGGCCGCCCGGCAGCTGGCCGATTGGGATCTGGAGGAGCTGGCGTTCACCACCGAACTGGTCGTCAGCGAGCTGGTCACCAACGCCATCCGGCATGCGGAGGGTCCCATCCGGCTCCGGCTGATCAGGGAACGGACCCTGATCTGTGAAGTGTCCGACGGCGGCATCACCACTCCGCATCTGCGCCATCCGCGCGCCCTGGACGAGGGCGGCCGCGGACTGCTGCTGGTCTCCCAGTTCACCCAGCGGTGGGGAACCCGCTTCGCGCCCAAGGGAAAGGTCATCTGGGCGGAGCAGCCGCTGACGGAGCCGCCGGCCTGA
- the def gene encoding peptide deformylase translates to MRHGTIPGAHGRVRPLTLLGDSALHETCREVTGFGPEVAALVEDLFATMYAAQGVGLAANQIGVPLRVFVYDCPDDDEVRHLGHVVNPRLVETDGVVIRGPEGCLSLPGLEAGTERHDHAVIEGHTMTGEPVTVHGTGFFARCLQHEYDHLEGRVYADHLTGWRKRRLARQIERASWRR, encoded by the coding sequence ATGCGACACGGCACGATCCCGGGCGCCCACGGGCGCGTCCGGCCTCTCACCCTGCTCGGCGACAGCGCTCTCCACGAGACATGCCGCGAGGTCACCGGCTTCGGTCCCGAAGTGGCCGCCCTCGTGGAGGACTTGTTCGCGACCATGTACGCCGCGCAGGGGGTGGGGCTGGCCGCGAACCAGATCGGGGTGCCGTTGCGCGTTTTCGTCTACGACTGTCCGGATGACGACGAAGTGCGCCATCTCGGACATGTGGTGAACCCCCGCCTGGTCGAGACGGACGGTGTGGTGATCCGCGGCCCGGAGGGCTGTCTGTCCCTGCCGGGGCTGGAGGCGGGGACGGAGCGCCACGACCATGCGGTGATCGAGGGCCACACGATGACGGGCGAACCGGTCACCGTGCACGGCACGGGTTTCTTCGCCCGATGCCTGCAGCACGAGTACGACCACCTGGAGGGCCGGGTGTACGCGGATCACCTCACAGGGTGGCGCAAGCGGCGGCTGGCGAGGCAGATCGAGCGGGCTTCATGGCGCCGGTGA
- a CDS encoding Lrp/AsnC family transcriptional regulator: MNSRTAPFDDLDRKIITALMANARTSFAEIGAAIGLSSTAVKRRVDRLRETGVITGFTATVQPSALGWRTEAYVEVYCEGAAPPRRLAEVVQNHPEITAAMTVTGGADALLHVRARDVGHFEEVLERIRTEPFIRKTISVMVLSHLLPDSPEAGATQAAPE, from the coding sequence ATGAACAGCAGGACCGCCCCCTTCGACGATCTGGACCGGAAGATCATCACCGCCCTGATGGCGAACGCCAGGACCAGCTTCGCCGAGATCGGCGCGGCGATCGGGCTGTCGTCCACCGCGGTCAAACGGCGCGTGGACCGGCTGCGCGAAACCGGGGTGATCACCGGGTTCACGGCCACGGTGCAGCCGTCGGCGCTGGGCTGGCGCACGGAGGCGTACGTCGAGGTGTACTGCGAGGGCGCAGCCCCGCCCCGGCGGCTCGCGGAGGTCGTCCAGAACCATCCGGAGATCACGGCGGCCATGACGGTGACCGGCGGCGCGGACGCGCTGCTGCATGTCCGGGCGCGGGACGTGGGGCACTTCGAGGAGGTGCTGGAGCGGATCCGCACCGAGCCGTTCATCCGGAAGACGATCAGCGTGATGGTCCTGTCCCATCTGCTCCCGGACAGTCCGGAGGCGGGCGCCACGCAGGCGGCCCCGGAATGA
- a CDS encoding type 1 glutamine amidotransferase — MSDNQLRLVWIYPDLLSTYGDQGNALVVERRARQRGLDVARLDVRSDQPIPTSGDIYLIGGGEDRPQRLAAERLRRDGHLQRAVQNGAIVFSVCAGYQILGHEFINDLGQREPGLGLLDVVSVRGEGERCVGDVLADIDPQLGLPQLTGFENHQGVTHLGPTARPFARVKTGKGNGTGDGTEGAYNGTVFGTYMHGPVLARNPQIADLLLKLALDVNALPPVDDRWYEALRDERIAAAEQPA, encoded by the coding sequence ATGAGCGACAACCAACTGCGGCTGGTGTGGATCTACCCGGACCTGCTGAGCACCTACGGCGACCAGGGCAACGCCCTCGTCGTGGAGCGGCGGGCCCGGCAGCGCGGCCTGGACGTGGCCCGGCTCGACGTGCGCAGCGACCAGCCGATCCCGACCTCCGGCGACATCTATCTGATCGGCGGCGGCGAGGACCGGCCACAGCGGCTCGCGGCCGAGCGGCTGCGCCGCGACGGTCATCTGCAGCGGGCGGTGCAGAACGGCGCGATCGTGTTCTCCGTCTGCGCCGGCTACCAGATCCTCGGCCACGAGTTCATCAACGACCTCGGCCAGCGCGAACCGGGTCTCGGCCTGCTCGACGTGGTCTCGGTGCGCGGCGAGGGCGAGCGGTGCGTCGGCGACGTGCTCGCCGACATCGACCCGCAGCTCGGGCTGCCCCAGCTGACCGGCTTCGAGAACCACCAGGGCGTCACCCACCTCGGTCCGACCGCCCGCCCGTTCGCCCGGGTGAAGACCGGCAAGGGCAACGGCACCGGGGACGGTACGGAGGGCGCGTACAACGGCACCGTGTTCGGCACGTACATGCACGGCCCGGTCCTCGCCCGCAACCCGCAGATCGCCGACCTGCTGCTGAAGCTGGCGCTCGACGTCAACGCGCTGCCGCCGGTCGACGACCGCTGGTACGAGGCGCTGCGCGACGAACGCATCGCCGCTGCCGAGCAGCCCGCATAA
- the rocD gene encoding ornithine--oxo-acid transaminase produces the protein MTAPARTRTSADLIRAEEPVLAHNYHPLPVVVARAEGTWVEDVEGRRYLDMLAGYSALNFGHRHPALIEAAHRQLDQLTLTSRAFHNDRLAEFAERLAQLTGLDMVLPMNTGAEAVESGIKVARKWAYDVKGVPADRATIVVAAENFHGRTTTIVSFSTDETARSGFGPFTPGFKIVPYDDLAALEEAVDETTAAVLIEPVQGEAGVVIPKDGYLAGVRELTRRKGCLFIADEIQSGLGRTGRTLAVEHEDVVPDVLLLGKALGGGIVPVSAVVARREVLGVLHPGEHGSTFGGNPLAAAVGTAVVELLETGEFQRRAAELGAVLRDGLATLAGQGVVGFRTRGLWAGVDIDPAVGTGREISERLMREGILVKDTHGSTIRLAPPLTITAEELRSALAALEKVLVS, from the coding sequence ATGACCGCACCCGCGCGCACGCGTACGTCCGCCGACCTGATCCGTGCGGAGGAGCCGGTCCTTGCACACAACTACCACCCGCTGCCCGTGGTCGTCGCCCGCGCCGAGGGCACCTGGGTGGAGGACGTCGAGGGCCGCCGCTACCTCGACATGCTGGCCGGCTACTCGGCGCTGAACTTCGGCCACCGCCACCCGGCGCTGATCGAGGCCGCGCACCGCCAGCTCGACCAGCTCACGCTGACCTCGCGCGCCTTCCACAACGACCGGCTCGCGGAGTTCGCCGAGCGGCTCGCGCAGCTGACCGGCCTGGACATGGTGCTGCCGATGAACACCGGCGCCGAGGCGGTGGAGAGCGGCATCAAGGTGGCCCGCAAGTGGGCGTACGACGTGAAGGGCGTCCCCGCCGACCGGGCGACGATCGTGGTCGCGGCGGAGAACTTCCACGGCCGTACGACGACGATCGTCAGCTTCTCCACGGACGAGACGGCCCGGTCGGGCTTCGGCCCCTTCACACCCGGCTTCAAGATCGTGCCGTACGACGACCTGGCCGCGCTGGAGGAGGCCGTCGACGAGACGACGGCGGCCGTGCTGATCGAGCCCGTCCAGGGCGAGGCCGGTGTGGTCATCCCGAAGGACGGCTATCTCGCCGGGGTGCGGGAGCTGACCCGCCGCAAGGGCTGTCTGTTCATCGCCGACGAGATCCAGTCGGGCCTCGGCCGCACCGGCCGTACCCTCGCCGTCGAGCACGAGGACGTCGTGCCGGACGTGCTGCTGCTCGGCAAGGCGCTCGGCGGCGGGATCGTACCGGTGTCGGCGGTGGTGGCCCGGCGTGAGGTGCTGGGGGTGCTGCACCCGGGCGAGCACGGCTCGACGTTCGGCGGCAACCCGCTGGCGGCGGCGGTCGGCACGGCCGTGGTCGAGCTGCTGGAGACCGGTGAGTTCCAGCGGCGGGCGGCCGAGCTGGGCGCGGTCCTGCGGGACGGGCTGGCCACGCTGGCCGGCCAGGGCGTGGTCGGCTTCCGGACTCGCGGGTTGTGGGCGGGCGTCGACATCGACCCGGCGGTCGGCACCGGCCGTGAGATCAGCGAGCGGCTGATGCGGGAAGGGATCCTGGTGAAGGACACCCACGGGTCCACGATCCGACTGGCGCCCCCGCTGACCATCACGGCGGAGGAGCTGCGCTCCGCGCTGGCGGCCCTGGAGAAGGTGCTGGTTTCGTGA
- a CDS encoding cytochrome c oxidase assembly protein codes for MDHSGHGMMMDLPPFTLGRGLEWSTDPFFLVACLLGLGLYGWGVVRLRRRGDAWPVGRTVSYVVGVLTIALVMCTKLNDYGMVMFSVHMVQHMIISMLSPILILLGAPVTLALRALPTAGRGRKGPRELLLALLHSRYMRIITHPAFTIPLFIASLYALYFSPLFDLLMGSRAGHIAMMVHFLAVGVVFFWPIIGVDPGPHRPGHLMRMLELFAGMPFHAFFGIALMMASTPMVETFKNPPASLGIDALSDQNAAGGIAWAFSEIPSVLVLIALLFQWYGSEQRQAKRQDRAADRDGDKELEAYNAYLASLNAREG; via the coding sequence ATGGATCACAGCGGGCACGGCATGATGATGGATCTGCCGCCGTTCACGCTGGGGCGGGGGCTGGAGTGGTCGACGGACCCGTTCTTCCTCGTCGCCTGCCTGCTCGGGCTCGGGCTGTACGGCTGGGGTGTCGTACGGCTGCGGCGGCGCGGGGACGCCTGGCCCGTCGGCCGTACGGTGTCGTACGTCGTCGGTGTGCTGACCATCGCCCTGGTGATGTGCACCAAGCTGAACGACTACGGCATGGTCATGTTCAGCGTGCACATGGTGCAGCACATGATCATCAGCATGCTGTCGCCGATCCTGATCCTGCTCGGCGCGCCGGTCACGCTGGCGCTGCGGGCACTCCCGACCGCCGGCCGGGGGCGCAAGGGTCCGCGCGAACTGCTGCTGGCGCTGCTGCACAGCCGGTACATGCGGATCATCACCCATCCGGCGTTCACGATCCCGCTGTTCATCGCGAGCCTCTACGCGCTGTACTTCAGCCCGCTGTTCGACCTCCTGATGGGCTCCCGGGCCGGGCACATCGCGATGATGGTGCACTTCCTGGCGGTCGGCGTGGTGTTCTTCTGGCCGATCATCGGTGTAGACCCGGGCCCGCACCGGCCGGGGCATCTGATGCGGATGCTGGAGCTGTTCGCGGGCATGCCGTTCCACGCGTTCTTCGGTATCGCGCTGATGATGGCGTCGACGCCGATGGTGGAGACCTTCAAGAACCCGCCCGCCTCGCTCGGCATCGACGCGCTGTCCGACCAGAACGCGGCCGGCGGGATCGCCTGGGCGTTCAGCGAGATCCCGTCCGTGCTGGTGCTGATCGCGCTGCTGTTCCAGTGGTACGGCTCCGAGCAGCGGCAGGCCAAGCGCCAGGACCGCGCCGCCGACCGGGACGGCGACAAGGAGCTGGAGGCGTACAACGCCTATCTGGCCTCGCTGAACGCACGCGAGGGCTAG
- a CDS encoding MurT ligase domain-containing protein encodes MAGNSDPLSPRAKLAVTAGKAVAAASRAAGRGSGSVIGGRVALKLDPDLLARLAQNLDVVLVSATNGKTTTTRLIAEALRAAGPVVSNALGANMPAGITSALAGGSDAKFGVIEVDEKYLAGVARDTAPKCIALLNLSRDQLDRAAETRMLAENWREGLAGSKAVIVANCDDPLVVWAASSSPNVIWVAAGQMWKDDAWSCPSCGGVMQRPGEDWFCGECGFRRPQPSWALSGDHVLDPHGSAWPIHLQLPGRANKANAASSAAVAAVFGVPPQVALERMYQVQAVAGRYDVVQFLSRDLRLLLAKNPAGWLETFSLIDPPPAPVILSVNARGADGTDTSWLWDVDYTRLTGHPIFVIGDRKLDLAVRLEVANQHFQVCEDLDQAVQMCPPGRIEVIANYTAFQDLRRRVGN; translated from the coding sequence ATGGCAGGGAACTCGGACCCGCTCTCGCCGCGGGCCAAGCTGGCCGTGACGGCGGGCAAGGCGGTCGCTGCGGCATCTCGCGCCGCGGGACGCGGCAGCGGGTCGGTGATCGGTGGCCGGGTCGCGCTGAAACTCGACCCCGACCTGCTCGCCCGGCTCGCGCAGAACCTGGACGTCGTCCTGGTGTCGGCGACCAACGGCAAGACCACGACCACCCGGCTGATCGCGGAGGCGCTGCGCGCCGCGGGCCCGGTCGTGTCGAACGCGCTCGGCGCCAACATGCCGGCCGGCATCACCTCCGCGCTCGCGGGTGGCTCGGACGCCAAGTTCGGTGTCATCGAGGTCGACGAGAAGTACCTGGCCGGTGTGGCGCGGGACACAGCTCCCAAGTGCATCGCGCTCCTCAACCTCTCCCGTGACCAGCTGGACCGCGCCGCCGAGACCCGGATGCTCGCCGAGAACTGGCGCGAGGGCCTGGCCGGCTCCAAGGCCGTCATCGTCGCCAACTGCGACGACCCGCTGGTGGTGTGGGCCGCCTCCTCCTCGCCGAACGTGATCTGGGTCGCGGCCGGGCAGATGTGGAAGGACGACGCCTGGTCCTGCCCGTCCTGCGGTGGCGTGATGCAGCGCCCCGGCGAGGACTGGTTCTGCGGTGAGTGCGGCTTCCGGCGGCCCCAGCCGTCCTGGGCGCTGTCCGGGGACCACGTGCTCGACCCGCACGGGTCCGCCTGGCCGATCCACCTGCAGCTGCCGGGCCGCGCCAACAAGGCGAACGCCGCCTCGTCCGCGGCCGTCGCCGCTGTCTTCGGGGTGCCTCCGCAGGTCGCCCTGGAACGGATGTACCAGGTGCAGGCCGTGGCCGGCCGGTACGACGTGGTGCAGTTCCTCAGCCGTGATCTGCGGCTGCTGCTGGCCAAGAACCCGGCCGGCTGGCTGGAGACCTTCTCCCTGATCGACCCGCCGCCAGCCCCGGTGATCCTGTCCGTGAACGCGCGCGGTGCCGACGGCACCGACACCTCCTGGCTCTGGGACGTCGACTACACCCGGCTGACCGGCCACCCGATCTTCGTGATCGGCGACCGCAAGCTGGACCTCGCCGTCCGTCTGGAGGTCGCGAACCAGCACTTCCAGGTCTGCGAGGACCTCGACCAGGCCGTGCAGATGTGCCCGCCCGGCCGGATCGAGGTCATCGCGAACTACACCGCGTTCCAGGACCTGCGCCGCCGCGTCGGCAACTGA
- a CDS encoding DUF6153 family protein — MHSAGPHTSCPPQRRRCGLLVLALLVGLLGMHALGPVGGVGRAEHGDPGRHMVAAGTVAVVAQDDCADADGHCGGGRLHHADPTCASGAVNGGPELPALVPDHTAMATPDRCPGSHAAAGPEGARAPPSLAELQLLRI, encoded by the coding sequence ATGCACAGCGCCGGACCTCACACCTCGTGCCCGCCCCAGCGGCGGCGGTGTGGGCTTCTGGTGCTGGCGCTGTTGGTGGGGCTGTTGGGGATGCATGCGCTCGGGCCCGTCGGGGGTGTGGGGCGTGCGGAGCACGGGGATCCGGGGCGGCACATGGTCGCCGCCGGCACCGTCGCCGTCGTCGCGCAGGACGACTGTGCGGACGCCGACGGGCACTGCGGTGGGGGCCGGCTGCATCACGCCGATCCCACCTGTGCGTCGGGTGCGGTGAACGGCGGCCCGGAGCTGCCCGCGCTGGTCCCTGATCACACGGCCATGGCCACGCCGGACCGGTGTCCGGGCTCCCATGCGGCCGCCGGCCCGGAAGGCGCCCGCGCCCCACCCTCCCTGGCCGAACTCCAGCTCCTGCGGATCTAG